Proteins co-encoded in one Brassica oleracea var. oleracea cultivar TO1000 chromosome C4, BOL, whole genome shotgun sequence genomic window:
- the LOC106339101 gene encoding LOW QUALITY PROTEIN: uncharacterized protein LOC106339101 (The sequence of the model RefSeq protein was modified relative to this genomic sequence to represent the inferred CDS: inserted 3 bases in 2 codons): MSSTFFLGHTHKLTLPFSNFTSTDKPTLRSQNPFLSFPSNGSQSGRLFIRLPIMMAKSNSKSEYKGDKKLLKPLKMVAGASLALACXSIFGFKINNMNYTAAAAAHPSAADMIISGXPTAALSASFGMNPLPAKYTLQSLFEVSSMLASAKPIPSQRPFNLHKHPSLPSKEDIDSIKEISQI; this comes from the exons ATGTCTTCTACATTTTTTCTAGGCCATACGCACAAACTTACACTTCCTTTCTCTAATTTTACCTCCACAGATAAACCAACTCTTAGATCTCAAAACCCTTTTCTTAGTTTCCCCTCCAATGGCAGTCAAAGCGGCCGTTTATTCATCAGATTACCAATCATGATGGCTAAATCAAATAGCAAAAGTGAATATAAAGGTGATAAAAAACTCTTAAAGCCGTTAAAAATGGTGGCGGGAGCATCCCTTGCACTTGCTTG AAGTATCTTTGGATTTAAGATAAATAATATGAACTATACTGCGGCAGCTGCTGCGCATCCAAGCGCCGCGGACATGATCATATCCG AACCAACTGCAGCCTTATCAGCGTCTTTCGGAATGAATCCTTTGCCGGCAAAGTACACATTGCAGTCTCTCTTTGAAGTGAGCTCGATGCTTGCTTCCGCTAAACCCATTCCTTCTCAAAGACCATTCAATCTTCACAAACATCCTTCTTTGCCTTCGAAGGAAGATATTGATTCCATCAAG GAGATTAGCCAAATATAA
- the LOC106340742 gene encoding uncharacterized protein LOC106340742 codes for MLLVEMLIYLGNIEEALKCKCLEDEVITDARRPLYQAIIQYLSGHPEKQVEETFNRFREIQIGLQWPGSSEECETHEVTFDEFKKVLESLKSEIQDSTKINIENSTPLDKQH; via the exons ATGTTGCTTGTGGAGATGTTGATCTACTTG GGAAACATTGAAGAGGCTTTAAAATGTAAATGTTTAGAGGATGAAGTCATAACAGATGCAAGACGTCCTCTTTACCAG GCTATAATCCAGTATCTTAGTGGACATCCTGAGAAGCAAGTGGAGGAGACATTCAACAGGTTCAGGGAGATTCAGATCGGTCTACAATGGCCTGGAAGCTCAGAAGAGTGTGAGACTCATGAAGTCACATTTGATGAGTTCAAGAAAGTGCTGGAGTCTCTCAAGTCAGAAATCCAAGACAGCACGAAAATAAATATTGAAAACTCAACTCCACTAGACAAACAACACTGA
- the LOC106339921 gene encoding ribosomal protein S14, mitochondrial, with the protein MANLRGLLTNVSSYCQRSFSQIKPPNYLNQIQTRQISTTLTKPASKHSGTEQGVKRNSADHRRRLLAARFELRRKLYKAFCKDPELPSEMREKNRYKLSKLPRNSAFTRIRNRCVFTGRSRSVTELFRMSRICFRGLANKGELMGIKKSSW; encoded by the coding sequence ATGGCCAATCTCCGAGGACTCCTAACAAACGTATCCTCCTACTGCCAACGCTCCTTCTCCCAAATCAAACCTCCGAACTATCTCAATCAAATCCAAACCAGACAAATCTCGACGACGCTTACCAAACCGGCGTCGAAGCACAGCGGCACGGAGCAAGGAGTGAAGCGAAACAGCGCCGATCACAGACGCAGGCTGCTCGCGGCGAGGTTCGAGCTGAGGAGGAAGCTCTACAAGGCGTTCTGCAAGGATCCGGAGCTCCCTAGCGAAATGAGGGAGAAGAATCGTTACAAGCTGTCGAAGTTGCCGAGGAACAGTGCGTTCACGAGGATAAGGAATCGGTGTGTGTTCACTGGTCGGTCTAGGTCCGTGACGGAGCTGTTTCGGATGTCTCGTATCTGTTTCCGTGGGTTGGCTAATAAAGGTGAATTGATGGGTATAAAGAAGTCGTCTTGGTAG